From Marivirga harenae, one genomic window encodes:
- a CDS encoding TolC family protein, whose translation MNRKMQYYKRIIIIPFLLICSSLQAQESTKILTFEEAIKVGLEQNIALRKNVNQLNALSMQETQSKIDFLPSVSANVQAARQGGQQFQLVEDGFEINNVQANRLSGNLSASVDIFRGLGRLNQIKMADLNYQAQRSAIERSKQQVVFDIAQQYLQLLLDKKLMEISSNAIQDQKNQLERIKGFVLTGLRPQADALAQKATLDQLELSFIETENTYLLDKARLAQTLQLDLLEDYEVSEAFGSASTSLEAYQLSELFELAIQNRSDLKQLDLQRQATDTNIDFLKSNYLPTLSAFYQYGTQYSSLNSLGISEQLFDLYPNNTVGLNLSIPLFSNYVNKSRVATAQVELANSRLDVEDLKRTIFQDVQNAYLNFNAAVKRVEVSESVLNSAQEAYKMQNERYAEGIANLSDLSIAQQALITAQANLEQAKFTLLFQQTILDFHTGVLQVETLNQ comes from the coding sequence ATGAATCGAAAAATGCAGTACTATAAACGAATTATAATCATCCCTTTCTTACTAATTTGTTCTTCACTTCAAGCGCAAGAAAGCACGAAAATATTAACTTTTGAGGAGGCCATAAAAGTTGGTTTAGAACAAAATATAGCATTGAGAAAGAATGTGAATCAATTGAATGCTCTTTCTATGCAGGAAACGCAATCGAAAATTGATTTTTTACCTTCGGTTTCAGCTAATGTTCAAGCAGCGCGTCAAGGTGGGCAACAGTTTCAGCTGGTGGAAGATGGTTTTGAGATTAATAATGTTCAGGCGAACCGATTGTCAGGAAACCTTTCTGCTTCTGTTGATATTTTCCGAGGACTTGGTAGACTTAATCAAATCAAAATGGCCGATCTAAACTATCAAGCTCAAAGGAGTGCAATTGAAAGAAGTAAGCAGCAAGTAGTATTTGACATCGCACAACAATATTTGCAACTATTACTTGATAAAAAGTTGATGGAGATTTCCTCCAATGCAATTCAAGATCAGAAAAATCAGCTAGAAAGAATAAAAGGCTTTGTTTTGACGGGTTTACGACCCCAAGCAGATGCTCTCGCACAAAAAGCTACTTTAGACCAATTGGAATTATCTTTTATAGAAACAGAGAATACTTACTTATTGGACAAGGCACGTCTGGCACAGACTTTACAGCTTGATTTATTAGAAGATTATGAAGTGTCCGAAGCTTTTGGATCAGCAAGTACATCACTCGAGGCTTACCAATTATCAGAATTGTTTGAATTAGCCATTCAAAATAGATCAGATCTAAAGCAACTAGATTTGCAGCGCCAGGCGACCGATACAAATATTGATTTTTTGAAGTCAAATTATCTGCCCACCTTATCAGCTTTTTATCAATATGGGACACAATATAGCTCCTTGAATTCGCTTGGTATTAGTGAACAGTTATTTGATCTATACCCCAATAATACTGTTGGACTGAACTTAAGTATTCCTTTATTCAGTAATTACGTGAACAAATCAAGAGTTGCAACAGCACAAGTAGAATTGGCCAATAGCCGACTTGATGTGGAGGACCTTAAAAGAACCATATTTCAAGATGTACAAAATGCGTATTTAAATTTCAATGCAGCTGTTAAAAGAGTTGAGGTGAGTGAATCAGTATTGAATTCTGCTCAAGAGGCCTATAAGATGCAAAATGAGCGGTATGCGGAAGGAATAGCAAATCTTTCAGACTTATCAATTGCACAGCAAGCTTTAATCACGGCACAGGCTAATCTAGAGCAGGCAAAATTCACTTTATTATTTCAGCAAACTATCCTTGATTTTCATACTGGAGTCTTGCAAGTTGAAACACTGAACCAATAA
- a CDS encoding CPBP family intramembrane glutamic endopeptidase yields MLENLSERKEVWKTIFLFLALVFALTSPFHYAIVKLYPSRIYVGAIMWCPAIAAFITLKIKGRKISSLNWNWGNWKYIRWSYFIPALYGLITYILIWSFGFGSLANEEVILDWGKELGLFGIGTLNPTAITIIAIILIGTVEVVRASATTLGEEIGWRGFFICELRRVLSFTGVSLFSGFIWAAWHWPLLVYYSNNVLLEFITFFIVIISMSFIMTYYTFKSKSLWPAVIFHAVSNVYIQKLLPPLTMKTVGTEHWLGENGIMFAIVTFVFGIYFWRKAIKDKL; encoded by the coding sequence ATGCTAGAAAATTTATCGGAACGTAAAGAAGTCTGGAAAACGATCTTTCTATTTCTCGCTCTCGTATTTGCGCTTACTTCACCTTTCCATTATGCCATTGTAAAATTATATCCATCGCGGATATATGTTGGAGCAATCATGTGGTGTCCTGCTATTGCTGCATTTATCACCTTAAAAATAAAAGGGCGTAAAATTTCATCTCTGAATTGGAATTGGGGAAATTGGAAATATATCCGATGGTCTTATTTCATTCCTGCCTTATATGGATTAATCACTTATATACTAATCTGGAGTTTCGGATTTGGAAGTTTAGCCAATGAAGAAGTGATTTTAGACTGGGGAAAAGAACTTGGTTTGTTTGGAATAGGAACGTTAAATCCAACGGCAATAACAATAATAGCCATTATTTTAATAGGTACTGTAGAAGTAGTAAGAGCATCAGCAACAACTTTAGGAGAAGAAATTGGATGGAGAGGCTTTTTTATCTGTGAATTGAGAAGGGTACTTTCATTTACTGGTGTATCTCTCTTTAGTGGATTTATTTGGGCTGCTTGGCACTGGCCGCTGCTTGTTTACTATAGTAATAATGTGCTATTGGAATTTATAACATTCTTTATCGTGATTATTTCTATGTCATTTATTATGACATACTACACTTTTAAATCTAAAAGTCTATGGCCAGCAGTAATTTTTCACGCAGTGAGCAATGTGTATATTCAAAAATTATTACCCCCTCTAACAATGAAAACTGTTGGAACTGAACATTGGCTTGGTGAAAACGGAATTATGTTTGCAATTGTGACTTTCGTTTTTGGAATTTACTTTTGGAGAAAAGCAATTAAAGATAAATTGTAA
- a CDS encoding ABC transporter ATP-binding protein produces the protein MIQLSDIDKSISNRFSKQFILKGIDLTVEKGEFLTIMGPSGAGKSTLLNIIGLLDNASQGEYLLDGSVIHSLNDKKKSTLHKEYFGFVFQAYHLIDELTVYENIETPLLYRGVKSAERKSLVADVLDRFGIVAKKDLFPEQLSGGQQQLVGVARAIIGKPAILLADEPTGNLHSSQSKIIMELFQELNTQGTTIIQVTHSEENASYGFRIIELEDGAITKDYLNESKNAVL, from the coding sequence ATGATACAACTTTCAGATATTGACAAATCAATCTCAAATCGATTTAGCAAACAATTTATATTGAAAGGCATAGACCTTACAGTTGAAAAAGGTGAATTCCTGACCATAATGGGACCAAGTGGTGCTGGAAAATCTACGCTATTGAATATTATCGGTTTATTAGATAATGCTTCTCAAGGGGAATATCTTTTGGATGGTAGCGTGATTCATTCGCTCAATGACAAAAAGAAATCAACGCTCCATAAGGAGTATTTTGGCTTTGTTTTTCAAGCCTACCACCTTATCGATGAGTTGACAGTATATGAAAATATTGAAACGCCCTTATTGTACCGTGGAGTGAAATCTGCTGAACGAAAAAGCCTGGTTGCTGATGTCCTGGATCGATTTGGGATAGTAGCTAAGAAAGATCTTTTCCCAGAGCAGTTATCGGGAGGGCAGCAACAATTGGTGGGAGTTGCACGCGCTATAATTGGAAAACCGGCAATTCTACTAGCAGATGAACCCACCGGGAATCTACATTCCTCTCAATCGAAAATTATAATGGAATTATTCCAAGAGCTTAACACTCAAGGAACTACTATTATTCAAGTAACACACTCAGAAGAGAATGCATCATACGGTTTTAGGATAATCGAATTGGAAGATGGCGCAATTACTAAAGACTATTTGAATGAATCGAAAAATGCAGTACTATAA
- a CDS encoding YrzI family small protein, with product MKAFFLSITVQKRENTSENGHGI from the coding sequence ATCAAAGCCTTTTTCCTTTCTATTACTGTCCAAAAGCGAGAGAATACGTCCGAAAACGGACACGGAATTTAG
- a CDS encoding DUF6326 family protein → MKNKKELLSVLWIFVTLNYLYCDLIGLMDSSLLKQYLTGTVEGLVINESFLLYAGILMEIPIAMVLLSRILKRKANAIANIFAGSVKTLAMVASLFVGTFTSYYLFFAVIEIVTTVFIVGYSIQWFRQKSSAID, encoded by the coding sequence ATGAAAAATAAAAAAGAACTCTTAAGCGTCCTTTGGATATTTGTGACCTTAAATTATTTGTATTGTGATTTGATTGGTTTAATGGATTCAAGTCTGCTAAAGCAGTATTTAACAGGAACCGTAGAAGGACTGGTGATTAATGAAAGCTTCCTCCTTTATGCAGGTATATTAATGGAGATTCCTATCGCGATGGTTTTGCTTTCTAGAATATTAAAAAGAAAAGCAAATGCAATAGCCAATATTTTTGCAGGCAGTGTAAAGACTTTAGCCATGGTAGCCTCTTTATTTGTTGGGACATTTACGAGCTATTATTTATTCTTCGCAGTGATAGAAATAGTAACTACTGTTTTTATTGTGGGATATTCCATTCAATGGTTCAGACAAAAGAGTAGCGCAATAGATTAA
- a CDS encoding NAD(P)-dependent alcohol dehydrogenase: MRAIECLKYGGSENLVLTEFEKPTPKDNEVLIKIKATSVTTSDVLIRRLNEPAVSRFILQMIFGFGKPRNPILGMVSSGIIEAKGKEVSKFNVGDEVFAYGSVSPTKRLFGSYAEYICLPQDWNIAHKPNNKSFQESAAIPYGGLLASHLLKKTSIKNGDKVLIYGASGSIGTMAIQLAKHAGAHVTSVCSSKNFDLVKSLGSDEAIDYRVDNAESQLSTYKYVIDAVGNNKSSALKEASKKAVTSEGKYISIDHGTPLTPKEAFMNLKSLAEQDKITAVIDRVYPLEKIAEAHEYVEMGHKRGNVIITV, encoded by the coding sequence ATGAGAGCAATTGAATGTTTAAAGTATGGGGGTTCTGAAAACTTAGTATTAACGGAATTTGAGAAGCCAACACCAAAGGATAATGAAGTGCTTATAAAAATTAAAGCTACCTCGGTAACAACAAGCGATGTTCTTATTCGAAGACTGAACGAACCAGCGGTTTCGAGATTTATTCTACAGATGATTTTTGGTTTCGGTAAACCAAGAAACCCAATTTTGGGAATGGTTTCTTCGGGTATTATTGAAGCCAAGGGGAAGGAAGTAAGCAAGTTTAATGTAGGCGATGAGGTATTTGCATATGGTTCGGTTTCACCAACAAAACGTCTTTTTGGTTCTTATGCAGAGTACATCTGCTTGCCTCAGGACTGGAATATTGCGCACAAACCAAACAACAAAAGTTTTCAAGAATCAGCAGCCATTCCTTACGGTGGATTACTTGCTTCTCATTTATTGAAGAAGACTTCGATTAAAAATGGAGACAAAGTACTGATATATGGCGCTTCGGGTAGTATTGGAACCATGGCGATTCAATTGGCAAAGCATGCTGGTGCGCACGTTACAAGTGTTTGCAGCAGCAAAAACTTTGATTTAGTGAAGTCTTTGGGTAGCGATGAAGCGATTGACTATAGGGTAGATAATGCCGAATCGCAACTTTCAACATACAAATATGTTATTGATGCCGTAGGTAACAATAAGTCTTCGGCACTCAAAGAAGCAAGTAAAAAAGCAGTGACATCTGAAGGAAAATACATCTCCATCGATCATGGAACGCCATTAACTCCTAAAGAGGCATTTATGAATTTAAAATCCTTGGCGGAGCAAGACAAGATCACAGCTGTCATTGACAGAGTTTATCCCTTGGAGAAAATAGCGGAAGCACATGAATATGTGGAAATGGGACATAAACGAGGTAATGTGATTATAACTGTGTAA
- a CDS encoding alpha/beta hydrolase-fold protein, translated as MKHYIYLLVLIASILMVNQPAIAQTTESQTEQFQNRIVDSIFSKTLSESRDFWVRLPDNFQPDNDEKYAVIYLMDGFSLESTLEAVYGNYWGHYLPHMILVGVSNRKNRTRDLTTSQLKMRRGSAFDYETGGAETFTKFMEEELIPYIDSKYPTMNYRTLIGHSHAGQFTINMLVNHAHLFQNYIAIDPTLDWDNQKLLKQAKDKFKTEDYNGKSLFVSLAAEMLHIQNESITIDNVMSDTSEFSLPARSIIEFSQLAKSQNQLNFSWKVYHEDLHGTVPLPTIRDGLIFLFQWYQFKSPQKFNNPETPIEELVSLLKEQEQIYTEHFGVPTAPMVDEMLNGYGYMNMQMGQPEKAFMFFEMNIKQNPNSANAYDSMAEYYESQNDKENALKYLNKAFELSGKDYYKERIEAVNKK; from the coding sequence ATGAAACATTACATCTACTTATTAGTACTTATCGCATCGATTTTAATGGTCAATCAACCTGCAATTGCACAAACAACTGAGTCCCAAACAGAGCAATTTCAAAATCGAATAGTCGATTCCATATTTTCTAAAACTTTGAGTGAAAGTCGTGACTTTTGGGTAAGATTACCAGATAATTTTCAGCCAGATAATGATGAAAAATATGCCGTGATTTATCTAATGGATGGATTTTCACTAGAAAGCACTTTGGAAGCTGTTTACGGTAATTACTGGGGGCATTACCTGCCCCATATGATACTTGTTGGGGTTTCTAATCGCAAGAACCGAACAAGAGATTTAACTACTTCGCAGCTAAAAATGAGACGCGGGAGTGCATTTGATTATGAAACTGGAGGTGCAGAAACCTTTACTAAATTTATGGAAGAGGAACTCATCCCATATATTGATAGTAAGTATCCAACCATGAACTACCGCACATTAATTGGTCATTCCCATGCAGGGCAGTTTACCATAAATATGTTGGTTAACCATGCACATCTCTTTCAAAATTATATAGCCATAGATCCAACTTTGGATTGGGACAACCAAAAATTATTAAAGCAAGCTAAAGACAAATTTAAAACGGAAGATTACAATGGGAAATCGCTTTTTGTTTCACTTGCTGCAGAGATGTTACATATACAAAATGAAAGTATAACTATTGATAATGTAATGAGTGACACTTCAGAATTCTCATTGCCTGCACGTTCTATAATAGAATTCTCCCAACTTGCGAAGAGCCAAAATCAATTAAACTTTTCATGGAAGGTTTATCATGAGGATTTACATGGTACTGTACCGCTACCAACAATAAGAGATGGGCTGATTTTTCTTTTTCAATGGTATCAGTTCAAATCTCCTCAAAAATTTAATAATCCAGAAACACCTATAGAAGAATTGGTTTCGCTATTGAAGGAGCAGGAACAAATCTATACCGAACATTTTGGTGTTCCCACTGCACCAATGGTAGACGAAATGTTAAATGGCTATGGCTATATGAATATGCAAATGGGACAGCCTGAAAAAGCTTTCATGTTTTTTGAAATGAACATTAAACAAAATCCAAATAGTGCAAATGCCTATGATTCGATGGCTGAGTATTATGAATCTCAAAACGACAAAGAGAATGCCTTAAAATACTTAAACAAGGCCTTTGAATTAAGTGGTAAAGATTACTATAAAGAAAGAATTGAAGCGGTAAATAAAAAATAA
- a CDS encoding alpha/beta hydrolase-fold protein has translation MNKNIIAVLLLLIGINQVKSQDAGQIVIGTKHSLRSNILNEDREYWVSIPDSYHDEASSHKRYPVLIVLDGNSHFKPIAGIVNYMSSNAYRSLTIPEMIVVGIQNVDRRRDYTPDKVITVRENNTGGGDSFLSFLEEELIPELDQKFRTSPYRMLFGHSLGGLLATHTYMKEKTVFSSFIAVDPSFGTWDSETMDKKLDSLTERPFERFIYIATANWGKRNIRNRDRHVRLYEALNSKCKGELPAKLEYFDNEDHSSVPIIAFHNGISAIFKGYGISYRDVKDKDQLTRHFQTLSKRLSWDFQPPEYLVNQLGYRMIRSGNDKDKAKALEFFTLNVENYPKSSNSYDSLGEAYEILGDTQKAIANYEKSLELNPSNEHARVKIKELSNRK, from the coding sequence ATGAATAAAAATATCATTGCAGTACTACTTTTACTGATAGGTATTAATCAGGTAAAATCACAAGATGCTGGACAAATTGTAATCGGCACAAAACATTCACTTAGGTCTAATATCTTGAATGAAGATAGAGAGTATTGGGTTAGTATTCCTGATTCATACCATGATGAAGCATCATCCCACAAGAGATACCCAGTGCTTATTGTGCTTGATGGAAACTCGCACTTTAAGCCCATAGCAGGAATCGTAAACTACATGAGTTCTAATGCGTACAGAAGCTTGACAATTCCAGAAATGATTGTGGTGGGTATTCAAAATGTTGATAGAAGAAGAGACTACACGCCAGACAAAGTCATTACAGTCAGAGAGAATAATACAGGTGGCGGAGATAGCTTTCTGAGTTTTTTGGAAGAGGAACTTATACCTGAACTAGATCAAAAGTTTAGGACTAGTCCATATAGAATGCTTTTTGGACATTCCTTAGGAGGTTTGTTGGCCACTCATACCTATATGAAAGAAAAGACAGTTTTCAGTTCATTTATTGCAGTTGACCCCAGTTTTGGGACGTGGGATTCAGAAACCATGGACAAAAAATTAGATTCACTGACAGAACGACCATTTGAAAGATTTATTTACATAGCCACTGCCAATTGGGGCAAAAGGAACATCAGAAATCGTGATCGGCATGTACGGTTATATGAAGCATTGAATAGCAAATGCAAAGGCGAATTGCCTGCAAAATTAGAATACTTTGATAATGAAGACCATAGCTCAGTTCCAATCATTGCTTTTCATAATGGAATCTCTGCAATTTTTAAAGGCTATGGGATTTCCTATCGTGATGTGAAAGATAAAGATCAACTAACTAGGCATTTTCAAACACTTTCTAAGCGACTTTCATGGGACTTCCAACCTCCTGAATATCTTGTAAACCAATTAGGTTACAGAATGATACGAAGTGGAAATGATAAAGACAAAGCCAAGGCATTAGAATTCTTCACATTGAATGTAGAAAACTACCCTAAATCATCTAATTCCTATGATAGTCTTGGAGAAGCTTATGAAATATTAGGTGATACTCAAAAAGCCATCGCAAATTATGAAAAATCTCTTGAGCTAAACCCTAGTAATGAACACGCCAGAGTGAAAATAAAAGAATTAAGCAATAGAAAATAA
- a CDS encoding DUF6326 family protein: protein MDIRKQIILMLSGILLNLSCFAQEGRLAVQFNRHSSPSNFEFKNNLKFEKKLFLADKLEWNKKKDFQSQYQSNTWDNLNLEVGVSSAMIVQANNNLKLTNQLQSEPFLKNRRNLYSSMWAFASLNYLYADLVGLMDANIHAQYEAGLVEGTKITPEFLSVAAVFMQIPISNVFLPHLIKDEKTLRWVQIASGTVMTLVQASTLFIGKPTPHYTVFSAFEIAATTFITIDAIKWKVKSKKERNEK from the coding sequence ATGGATATCAGAAAACAGATCATTTTAATGTTGAGCGGAATACTTTTGAACCTATCATGTTTTGCTCAGGAGGGTAGATTGGCTGTACAGTTCAATCGACATAGTAGTCCTAGTAATTTTGAATTTAAGAACAATTTAAAATTCGAGAAGAAGCTTTTTTTAGCTGATAAGCTAGAATGGAACAAGAAAAAGGATTTTCAAAGTCAATACCAGTCGAATACATGGGATAATTTAAACTTGGAAGTGGGAGTTTCAAGTGCGATGATAGTTCAAGCTAATAATAATCTGAAGCTTACAAATCAGTTGCAATCAGAACCTTTTCTTAAAAACAGGCGCAATCTATATTCAAGTATGTGGGCATTCGCTTCTTTGAATTACTTGTATGCAGATTTAGTAGGTTTGATGGATGCCAATATTCATGCACAATATGAAGCCGGCTTAGTAGAAGGAACCAAGATTACACCTGAATTTTTATCAGTTGCAGCCGTTTTTATGCAAATCCCAATATCTAATGTGTTTTTACCTCACCTCATAAAAGATGAAAAGACCTTGCGTTGGGTGCAAATAGCCTCAGGCACAGTGATGACCTTGGTGCAGGCTAGTACTTTATTTATTGGGAAACCCACCCCACATTATACTGTATTTTCGGCATTTGAAATTGCTGCTACTACCTTCATAACAATAGACGCTATTAAATGGAAAGTGAAATCTAAAAAGGAAAGAAATGAAAAATAA
- a CDS encoding Crp/Fnr family transcriptional regulator: MTESVINYFKKITNLSSEESKILSESMLLKTFEKGSFLIKEGQYENESFLVMKGMVRQYKNVDGNEVTTNFFNEEQWIINFETVEGKSISKYNLLCVEDTTVVIGDEDKAIELFKQFPKFERVSRQIMETVFKEQQEQMVSHLTDKPENRYLKLLAARPDIFQRVAQYDIASYIGVKPESLSRIRKKLAQKD, translated from the coding sequence ATGACCGAAAGCGTAATAAATTATTTTAAAAAGATTACAAATCTTTCATCCGAGGAGAGCAAAATTCTTTCAGAAAGTATGTTGCTAAAAACTTTTGAGAAAGGAAGCTTCTTAATCAAAGAAGGCCAATACGAAAACGAGAGTTTTCTTGTGATGAAAGGGATGGTTAGACAATATAAAAATGTTGACGGAAATGAGGTCACTACAAATTTCTTCAACGAAGAGCAGTGGATCATCAATTTTGAAACCGTGGAAGGTAAATCAATTTCCAAGTATAACTTGTTATGTGTGGAAGATACCACTGTTGTAATTGGAGATGAAGACAAGGCAATTGAACTATTTAAACAGTTTCCGAAATTCGAAAGGGTTTCTCGTCAAATAATGGAGACCGTTTTTAAGGAGCAACAAGAACAGATGGTCTCTCATCTTACTGATAAGCCAGAAAACCGATACTTAAAGCTTTTGGCTGCAAGACCAGATATTTTCCAAAGAGTAGCTCAATACGATATTGCCTCATATATTGGGGTTAAACCTGAATCCCTTAGTAGAATCAGAAAAAAACTAGCGCAAAAGGATTAA
- a CDS encoding serine hydrolase domain-containing protein: MRITLILFVSSILLSCSSEAQIYPDINWATHQNPVEAGWGDADSRTFTRYIIDSTYITGLVIIHKGQVVLEFGDLEENSYIASCRKSVLAILYGKYVENGVIDLDKSLKELKIEDHTPFLELEQSATIKDLISARSGVFLPGSNGGDFRRLAPERGSVKPGSYWLYSNWDFNLAGYIFEQETNRNIYDEIEAQLVEPLEMQDWERSLQIKNGNLEVSKFPAYHIWLSTRDMARLGLLMLRKGKWKEKQVVPQNWVEEMITQRTSYLEAQKNAPVLKEDGLDLGYGYMWWLIENTEDARLKNAYSAQGALGQNITVYPEIDVVLAFKTKSDYRRRNSIQTQMNVIRKAVEIYNPN; encoded by the coding sequence ATGAGAATCACTTTAATATTATTTGTATCATCCATTTTATTAAGCTGTTCTAGTGAAGCTCAAATTTATCCAGACATAAATTGGGCAACTCATCAAAATCCGGTGGAAGCAGGTTGGGGTGATGCAGATAGTAGAACTTTCACTCGCTATATAATTGATAGCACCTATATTACTGGACTGGTCATTATTCATAAAGGACAGGTTGTACTTGAATTCGGGGACTTAGAAGAAAACAGCTATATCGCATCATGTAGAAAAAGTGTATTGGCTATTCTTTATGGGAAATATGTGGAAAATGGAGTCATTGACCTTGATAAGTCACTTAAAGAATTGAAAATTGAAGACCATACTCCATTTCTTGAACTTGAACAATCAGCAACTATCAAAGACTTAATATCAGCACGTTCAGGAGTTTTCTTACCTGGCTCAAATGGTGGTGATTTCAGAAGACTTGCACCTGAAAGAGGATCTGTTAAACCCGGTAGTTATTGGCTATACAGTAATTGGGATTTTAATTTGGCCGGATATATTTTCGAACAAGAAACGAATCGAAATATCTATGATGAAATAGAGGCACAGTTAGTAGAACCTCTTGAAATGCAAGACTGGGAGAGATCTTTGCAAATAAAAAATGGGAATCTGGAAGTGTCGAAGTTTCCAGCCTATCATATATGGTTATCAACAAGGGATATGGCTCGTTTAGGTTTGTTGATGTTGAGAAAGGGTAAATGGAAAGAAAAGCAAGTTGTACCACAGAATTGGGTAGAGGAAATGATTACTCAAAGAACCTCTTATCTTGAAGCCCAGAAAAATGCACCTGTTCTAAAAGAAGACGGCCTTGATCTTGGATATGGATATATGTGGTGGTTAATAGAAAACACAGAAGACGCTAGATTAAAAAATGCTTATTCAGCTCAAGGTGCATTAGGACAAAACATTACTGTATATCCAGAAATAGATGTTGTCCTAGCTTTTAAAACAAAAAGCGATTATAGACGGAGAAATAGCATTCAAACACAAATGAATGTGATTAGGAAGGCTGTTGAAATCTACAATCCAAATTAA
- a CDS encoding alpha/beta hydrolase-fold protein, translating into MRTLLPILLIFSSFVTSCKDQELQTLLEVDLTILEKLDSISAIEFEQERKDATQEFWNEMKNNNSIPYTKDSLAVFFYFEDAQEVSWNGDFNSWSQDQSFKNDGTNIEGTKLWYWSSVFPKDARLDYKITVNGSNWILDPQNEHQQWSGFGPNSELRMPEYEAESALETAAGIQRGTVESFQIFSNQLQYEIAYQVYFPADYENLKDLPIIYVTDGHEYSDEKLGNMITVLDNLIADESLQPILTVFIDPRDPNNLNTNRRQSEYPINVNYLDFVTEELIPQIDTQYKTDSQADKRAILGTSLGGINSSYFGAKASQHFKNIAIQSPAYWYRANQIYDIVKAAEHSDTKIFMTAGTFNDGLENAIKMKEIYESKALNIELMTVNEGHSWGAWAAQLDDILVYFYGKE; encoded by the coding sequence ATGAGAACACTCCTCCCTATTTTACTAATATTTAGTTCATTTGTGACTTCCTGCAAAGACCAAGAACTTCAAACTCTTCTGGAAGTAGATTTAACTATACTTGAAAAACTCGATTCGATCTCAGCAATAGAATTTGAACAAGAGCGAAAAGACGCTACTCAAGAATTCTGGAATGAAATGAAAAACAACAACAGCATTCCCTATACAAAAGATAGTCTTGCCGTTTTCTTTTATTTCGAAGATGCTCAAGAAGTGAGCTGGAATGGAGATTTCAATTCATGGTCTCAAGACCAAAGTTTTAAGAATGACGGCACAAATATAGAAGGTACCAAATTATGGTATTGGTCATCGGTATTTCCTAAAGATGCCCGTTTGGACTATAAAATTACTGTAAATGGTAGTAATTGGATTTTGGATCCTCAAAACGAGCACCAGCAGTGGAGTGGTTTTGGACCTAATTCTGAATTAAGAATGCCCGAATATGAAGCTGAGAGTGCTTTAGAAACTGCTGCAGGAATTCAAAGAGGAACGGTCGAGTCTTTTCAAATTTTCAGTAACCAATTACAGTATGAAATTGCATACCAAGTTTACTTCCCTGCAGATTATGAAAATTTGAAAGACCTTCCTATTATCTATGTCACTGATGGCCACGAGTATAGCGATGAGAAATTAGGCAATATGATTACAGTACTGGATAACTTGATTGCAGATGAATCTCTACAGCCAATTCTGACTGTATTTATTGATCCACGAGATCCGAATAACCTGAATACAAACCGCAGACAATCCGAGTACCCTATAAATGTAAATTATCTGGATTTTGTCACTGAGGAACTGATTCCTCAAATTGATACACAATACAAAACCGATTCTCAAGCTGACAAAAGAGCTATTCTAGGCACCTCACTTGGTGGAATCAATTCATCCTATTTTGGAGCCAAAGCCTCTCAGCATTTCAAAAATATTGCTATTCAATCCCCTGCTTATTGGTACCGAGCCAATCAGATTTATGATATCGTAAAAGCAGCTGAACATTCTGATACTAAAATTTTTATGACTGCTGGCACCTTCAATGACGGGCTTGAAAATGCAATAAAAATGAAAGAAATCTATGAATCTAAAGCTTTAAATATTGAATTGATGACCGTTAATGAAGGTCACAGCTGGGGAGCTTGGGCTGCCCAATTAGATGATATTCTAGTCTATTTTTACGGCAAAGAGTAA